Proteins encoded by one window of Macaca mulatta isolate MMU2019108-1 chromosome 10, T2T-MMU8v2.0, whole genome shotgun sequence:
- the ADAM33 gene encoding disintegrin and metalloproteinase domain-containing protein 33 isoform X13, whose protein sequence is MGWRPGRARGSPFLLLLLLLLLWPVPGAGVLPGHIPGQSVTPYWVLDGRPWRTVSLEEPVLKPDMGLVALEAEGQELLLELEKNHRLLAPGYIETHYAPDGRPVVLAPNHKDHCHYQGRVRGFPNSWVVLCTCSGMSGLITLSSNASYYLRPWPPRGSKDFSTHKIFRMEQLFTWKGACGHRDPGDKAGMASLPGAPQSRDRREARRTGRYLELYIVADHTLFLTQQRNLNHTKQRLLEVANYVDQLLRTLDIQVVLTGLEVWTERDRSRVTQDANATLWAFLQWRRRLWAQRPHDSTQLLTGRAFQGATVGLAPVEGMCRAESSGGVSTDHSELPIGAAATMAHEIGHSLGLSHDPDGCCVEAAAESGGCVMAAATGHPFPRVFSACSRRQLRAFFRKGGGACLSNAPDSGLPVLPARCGNGFVEAGEECDCGSGQECRDLCCFAHNCSLRPGAQCAHGDCCAHCLLKPAGALCRQAMGDCDLPEFCTGISSHCPPDVYLLDGSPCARGSGYCWDGACPTLEQQCQQLWGPGSHPAPEACFQVVNSAGDAHGNCGQDSKGHFLPCAGRDVLCGKLQCQGGKPSLLTPHMVPVDSTVHLDGHEVTCRGVLALPGAQLDLLGLGMVEPGTQCGPRMVCQSRRCENTAFQELHRCLTACHSHGVCNSNHNCHCAPGWAPPFCDNPGFGGSTDSGPVQPENRDTFLLAMLLSVLLPLLPGAGLAWCCYRLPGAHLQRCSWGCRRDPACSGWAAPSHLESTVAPPAPGSPADHIHSIHPPPLLPGPENSHEPSSHPEKPVARSPA, encoded by the exons ATGGGCTGGAGACCCGGGAGAGCTCGGGGGTCCCCGTtcctgctgctgctactgctccTGCTGCTCTGGCCAGTGCCTGGCGCCGGGGTGCTTCCAG GACATATCCCTGGGCAGTCAGTCACCCCCTACTGGGTCCTGGATGGACGACCCTGGCGCACTGTCAGCCTGGAGGAGCCG GTCTTGAAGCCAGACATGGGGCTGGTGGCCCTGGAGGCTGAAGGCCAGGAGCTCCTGCTTGAGCTGGAGAAGAACCA CAGGCTGCTGGCCCCAGGATACATAGAAACCCACTACGCCCCAGATGGGCGGCCAGTGGTGCTGGCCCCCAACCACAAG GATCATTGCCACTACCAAGGGCGAGTAAGGGGCTTCCCCAACTCCTGGGTAGTCCTCTGCACCTGCTCTGGGATGAG TGGCCTGATCACCCTCAGCAGCAATGCCAGCTATTATCTGCGTCCCTGGCCGCCCCGGGGCTCCAAGGACTTCTCAACCCACAAGATCTTCCGGATGGAGCAGCTGTTCACCTGGAAAGGAGCCTGTGGCCATAGAGATCCTGGGGACAAAGCGGGCATGGCCAGCCTTCCTGGGGCTCCCCAGAGCAGG GACAGGCGAGAAGCGCGCAGGACCGGGAGGTACCTGGAACTGTACATTGTGGCAGACCACACCCTG TTCTTGACCCAGCAGCGAAACTTGAACCACACCAAACAGCGTCTCCTGGAAGTCGCCAACTACGTGGACCAG CTTCTCAGGACTCTGGACATTCAGGTGGTGCTGACCGGTCTGGAAGTGTGGACCGAGCGGGACCGCAGCCGCGTCACGCAGGACGCCAACGCCACGCTCTGGGCCTTCCTGCAGTGGCGACGGAGGCTGTGGGCGCAGCGGCCCCACGACTCCACGCAGCTGCTCAC GGGCCGCGCCTTCCAGGGCGCCACAGTGGGCCTGGCGCCCGTCGAGGGCATGTGCCGCGCCGAGAGCTCGGGAGGCGTGAGCACG GACCATTCGGAGCTCCCCATTGGCGCCGCAGCCACCATGGCCCATGAGATTGGCCACAGCCTCGGCCTCAGCCACGACCCCGACGGCTGCTGCGTGGAGGCTGCGGCCGAGTCCGGAGGCTGCGTCATGGCTGCGGCCACCGG GCACCCGTTCCCGCGCGTGTTCAGCGCCTGCAGCCGCCGCCAGCTGCGTGCCTTCTTCCGCAAGGGGGGCGGCGCGTGCCTCTCCAATGCCCCGGACTCCGGACTCCCAGTGCTGCCGGCGCGCTGCGGGAACGGCTTTGTGGAGGCGGGCGAGGAGTGTGACTGCGGCTCTGGCCAG GAGTGCCGCGACCTCTGCTGCTTTGCTCACAACTGCTCGCTGCGCCCGGGGGCCCAGTGCGCCCACGGGGACTGCTGCGCGCACTGCCTG CTGAAGCCGGCTGGAGCGCTGTGCCGCCAGGCCATGGGCGACTGTGACCTCCCTGAGTTCTGCACGGGCATCTCCTCCCACTGTCCCCCAGACGTTTACCTACTGGACGGCTCACCCTGTGCCAGGGGCAGTGGCTACTGCTGGGATGGCGCATGTCCCACGCTGGAGCAGCAGTGCCAGCAGCTCTGGGGGCCTG GCTCCCATCCAGCCCCCGAGGCCTGTTTCCAGGTGGTGAACTCTGCGGGAGATGCCCACGGGAACTGCGGCCAGGACAGCAAGGGCCACTTCCTGCCCTGTGCAGGGAG GGATGTCCTGTGTGGGAAGCTACAGTGCCAGGGCGGAAAGCCCAGCCTGCTCACACCGCACATGGTGCCAGTGGACTCCACCGTTCACCTAGATGGCCATGAAGTGACCTGTCGGGGAGTGTTGGCACTCCCTGGTGCCCAGCTGGACCTGCTTGGCCTGGGCATGGTAGAACCAGGCACCCAGTGTGGACCTAGAATG GTGTGCCAGAGTAGGCGCTGCGAGAACACCGCCTTCCAGGAGCTGCATCGCTGCCTGACTGCCTGCCACAGCCATGGG GTTTGCAATAGCAACCATAactgccactgtgctccaggctgggcTCCACCCTTCTGTGACAACCCAGGCTTTGGTGGCAGCACGGACAGTGGCCCTGTGCAGCCTGAAA ACCGTGACACCTTCCTGCTGGCCATGCTCCTCAGCGTCCTGCTGCCTCTGCTCCCAGGGGCTGGCCTGGCCTGGTGTTGCTACCGACTCCCAGGAGCCCATCTGCAGCGAtgcagctggggctgcaggaggGACCCTGCGTGCAGTGG GTGGGCAGCACCCAGTCACCTTGAGTCCACTGTGGCCCCCCCAGCCCCAGGGTCTCCTGCTGACCATATTCACAGCATTCACCCTCCACCATTGCTCCCAGGCCCCGAGAACTCTCATGAGCCCAGCAGCCACCCTGAGAAGCCTGTGGCCCGCAGTCCCGCCTGA
- the ADAM33 gene encoding disintegrin and metalloproteinase domain-containing protein 33 isoform X17: MGWRPGRARGSPFLLLLLLLLLWPVPGAGVLPGHIPGQSVTPYWVLDGRPWRTVSLEEPVLKPDMGLVALEAEGQELLLELEKNHRLLAPGYIETHYAPDGRPVVLAPNHKDHCHYQGRVRGFPNSWVVLCTCSGMSGLITLSSNASYYLRPWPPRGSKDFSTHKIFRMEQLFTWKGACGHRDPGDKAGMASLPGAPQSRDRREARRTGRYLELYIVADHTLFLTQQRNLNHTKQRLLEVANYVDQLLRTLDIQVVLTGLEVWTERDRSRVTQDANATLWAFLQWRRRLWAQRPHDSTQLLTGRAFQGATVGLAPVEGMCRAESSGGVSTDHSELPIGAAATMAHEIGHSLGLSHDPDGCCVEAAAESGGCVMAAATGHPFPRVFSACSRRQLRAFFRKGGGACLSNAPDSGLPVLPARCGNGFVEAGEECDCGSGQECRDLCCFAHNCSLRPGAQCAHGDCCAHCLLKPAGALCRQAMGDCDLPEFCTGISSHCPPDVYLLDGSPCARGSGYCWDGACPTLEQQCQQLWGPGSHPAPEACFQVVNSAGDAHGNCGQDSKGHFLPCAGRDVLCGKLQCQGGKPSLLTPHMVPVDSTVHLDGHEVTCRGVLALPGAQLDLLGLGMVEPGTQCGPRMVCQSRRCENTAFQELHRCLTACHSHGVCNSNHNCHCAPGWAPPFCDNPGFGGSTDSGPVQPENRDTFLLAMLLSVLLPLLPGAGLAWCCYRLPGAHLQRCSWGCRRDPACSGPKDGPHRDHPLGGVHPMELGPTATGQPWALGPENSHEPSSHPEKPVARSPA; the protein is encoded by the exons ATGGGCTGGAGACCCGGGAGAGCTCGGGGGTCCCCGTtcctgctgctgctactgctccTGCTGCTCTGGCCAGTGCCTGGCGCCGGGGTGCTTCCAG GACATATCCCTGGGCAGTCAGTCACCCCCTACTGGGTCCTGGATGGACGACCCTGGCGCACTGTCAGCCTGGAGGAGCCG GTCTTGAAGCCAGACATGGGGCTGGTGGCCCTGGAGGCTGAAGGCCAGGAGCTCCTGCTTGAGCTGGAGAAGAACCA CAGGCTGCTGGCCCCAGGATACATAGAAACCCACTACGCCCCAGATGGGCGGCCAGTGGTGCTGGCCCCCAACCACAAG GATCATTGCCACTACCAAGGGCGAGTAAGGGGCTTCCCCAACTCCTGGGTAGTCCTCTGCACCTGCTCTGGGATGAG TGGCCTGATCACCCTCAGCAGCAATGCCAGCTATTATCTGCGTCCCTGGCCGCCCCGGGGCTCCAAGGACTTCTCAACCCACAAGATCTTCCGGATGGAGCAGCTGTTCACCTGGAAAGGAGCCTGTGGCCATAGAGATCCTGGGGACAAAGCGGGCATGGCCAGCCTTCCTGGGGCTCCCCAGAGCAGG GACAGGCGAGAAGCGCGCAGGACCGGGAGGTACCTGGAACTGTACATTGTGGCAGACCACACCCTG TTCTTGACCCAGCAGCGAAACTTGAACCACACCAAACAGCGTCTCCTGGAAGTCGCCAACTACGTGGACCAG CTTCTCAGGACTCTGGACATTCAGGTGGTGCTGACCGGTCTGGAAGTGTGGACCGAGCGGGACCGCAGCCGCGTCACGCAGGACGCCAACGCCACGCTCTGGGCCTTCCTGCAGTGGCGACGGAGGCTGTGGGCGCAGCGGCCCCACGACTCCACGCAGCTGCTCAC GGGCCGCGCCTTCCAGGGCGCCACAGTGGGCCTGGCGCCCGTCGAGGGCATGTGCCGCGCCGAGAGCTCGGGAGGCGTGAGCACG GACCATTCGGAGCTCCCCATTGGCGCCGCAGCCACCATGGCCCATGAGATTGGCCACAGCCTCGGCCTCAGCCACGACCCCGACGGCTGCTGCGTGGAGGCTGCGGCCGAGTCCGGAGGCTGCGTCATGGCTGCGGCCACCGG GCACCCGTTCCCGCGCGTGTTCAGCGCCTGCAGCCGCCGCCAGCTGCGTGCCTTCTTCCGCAAGGGGGGCGGCGCGTGCCTCTCCAATGCCCCGGACTCCGGACTCCCAGTGCTGCCGGCGCGCTGCGGGAACGGCTTTGTGGAGGCGGGCGAGGAGTGTGACTGCGGCTCTGGCCAG GAGTGCCGCGACCTCTGCTGCTTTGCTCACAACTGCTCGCTGCGCCCGGGGGCCCAGTGCGCCCACGGGGACTGCTGCGCGCACTGCCTG CTGAAGCCGGCTGGAGCGCTGTGCCGCCAGGCCATGGGCGACTGTGACCTCCCTGAGTTCTGCACGGGCATCTCCTCCCACTGTCCCCCAGACGTTTACCTACTGGACGGCTCACCCTGTGCCAGGGGCAGTGGCTACTGCTGGGATGGCGCATGTCCCACGCTGGAGCAGCAGTGCCAGCAGCTCTGGGGGCCTG GCTCCCATCCAGCCCCCGAGGCCTGTTTCCAGGTGGTGAACTCTGCGGGAGATGCCCACGGGAACTGCGGCCAGGACAGCAAGGGCCACTTCCTGCCCTGTGCAGGGAG GGATGTCCTGTGTGGGAAGCTACAGTGCCAGGGCGGAAAGCCCAGCCTGCTCACACCGCACATGGTGCCAGTGGACTCCACCGTTCACCTAGATGGCCATGAAGTGACCTGTCGGGGAGTGTTGGCACTCCCTGGTGCCCAGCTGGACCTGCTTGGCCTGGGCATGGTAGAACCAGGCACCCAGTGTGGACCTAGAATG GTGTGCCAGAGTAGGCGCTGCGAGAACACCGCCTTCCAGGAGCTGCATCGCTGCCTGACTGCCTGCCACAGCCATGGG GTTTGCAATAGCAACCATAactgccactgtgctccaggctgggcTCCACCCTTCTGTGACAACCCAGGCTTTGGTGGCAGCACGGACAGTGGCCCTGTGCAGCCTGAAA ACCGTGACACCTTCCTGCTGGCCATGCTCCTCAGCGTCCTGCTGCCTCTGCTCCCAGGGGCTGGCCTGGCCTGGTGTTGCTACCGACTCCCAGGAGCCCATCTGCAGCGAtgcagctggggctgcaggaggGACCCTGCGTGCAGTGG GCCCAAGGATGGCCCACACAGGGACCACCCCCTGGGCGGCGTTCACCCCATGGAGTTGGGACCCACAGCCACTGGACAGCCCTGGGCCCTGG GCCCCGAGAACTCTCATGAGCCCAGCAGCCACCCTGAGAAGCCTGTGGCCCGCAGTCCCGCCTGA
- the ADAM33 gene encoding disintegrin and metalloproteinase domain-containing protein 33 isoform X11, whose amino-acid sequence MGWRPGRARGSPFLLLLLLLLLWPVPGAGVLPGHIPGQSVTPYWVLDGRPWRTVSLEEPVLKPDMGLVALEAEGQELLLELEKNQLLAPGYIETHYAPDGRPVVLAPNHKDHCHYQGRVRGFPNSWVVLCTCSGMSGLITLSSNASYYLRPWPPRGSKDFSTHKIFRMEQLFTWKGACGHRDPGDKAGMASLPGAPQSRDRREARRTGRYLELYIVADHTLVRRPQGLAGSGMGPAQHLKPPGFLPSQFLTQQRNLNHTKQRLLEVANYVDQLLRTLDIQVVLTGLEVWTERDRSRVTQDANATLWAFLQWRRRLWAQRPHDSTQLLTGRAFQGATVGLAPVEGMCRAESSGGVSTDHSELPIGAAATMAHEIGHSLGLSHDPDGCCVEAAAESGGCVMAAATGHPFPRVFSACSRRQLRAFFRKGGGACLSNAPDSGLPVLPARCGNGFVEAGEECDCGSGQECRDLCCFAHNCSLRPGAQCAHGDCCAHCLLKPAGALCRQAMGDCDLPEFCTGISSHCPPDVYLLDGSPCARGSGYCWDGACPTLEQQCQQLWGPGSHPAPEACFQVVNSAGDAHGNCGQDSKGHFLPCAGRDVLCGKLQCQGGKPSLLTPHMVPVDSTVHLDGHEVTCRGVLALPGAQLDLLGLGMVEPGTQCGPRMVCQSRRCENTAFQELHRCLTACHSHGVCNSNHNCHCAPGWAPPFCDNPGFGGSTDSGPVQPENRDTFLLAMLLSVLLPLLPGAGLAWCCYRLPGAHLQRCSWGCRRDPACSGPKDGPHRDHPLGGVHPMELGPTATGQPWALGPENSHEPSSHPEKPVARSPA is encoded by the exons ATGGGCTGGAGACCCGGGAGAGCTCGGGGGTCCCCGTtcctgctgctgctactgctccTGCTGCTCTGGCCAGTGCCTGGCGCCGGGGTGCTTCCAG GACATATCCCTGGGCAGTCAGTCACCCCCTACTGGGTCCTGGATGGACGACCCTGGCGCACTGTCAGCCTGGAGGAGCCG GTCTTGAAGCCAGACATGGGGCTGGTGGCCCTGGAGGCTGAAGGCCAGGAGCTCCTGCTTGAGCTGGAGAAGAACCA GCTGCTGGCCCCAGGATACATAGAAACCCACTACGCCCCAGATGGGCGGCCAGTGGTGCTGGCCCCCAACCACAAG GATCATTGCCACTACCAAGGGCGAGTAAGGGGCTTCCCCAACTCCTGGGTAGTCCTCTGCACCTGCTCTGGGATGAG TGGCCTGATCACCCTCAGCAGCAATGCCAGCTATTATCTGCGTCCCTGGCCGCCCCGGGGCTCCAAGGACTTCTCAACCCACAAGATCTTCCGGATGGAGCAGCTGTTCACCTGGAAAGGAGCCTGTGGCCATAGAGATCCTGGGGACAAAGCGGGCATGGCCAGCCTTCCTGGGGCTCCCCAGAGCAGG GACAGGCGAGAAGCGCGCAGGACCGGGAGGTACCTGGAACTGTACATTGTGGCAGACCACACCCTGGTGAGGAGACCCCAGGGGTTGGCGGGGTCTGGGATGGGGCCAGCTCAGCACCTCAAGCCACCAGGATTTCTGCCTTCCCAGTTCTTGACCCAGCAGCGAAACTTGAACCACACCAAACAGCGTCTCCTGGAAGTCGCCAACTACGTGGACCAG CTTCTCAGGACTCTGGACATTCAGGTGGTGCTGACCGGTCTGGAAGTGTGGACCGAGCGGGACCGCAGCCGCGTCACGCAGGACGCCAACGCCACGCTCTGGGCCTTCCTGCAGTGGCGACGGAGGCTGTGGGCGCAGCGGCCCCACGACTCCACGCAGCTGCTCAC GGGCCGCGCCTTCCAGGGCGCCACAGTGGGCCTGGCGCCCGTCGAGGGCATGTGCCGCGCCGAGAGCTCGGGAGGCGTGAGCACG GACCATTCGGAGCTCCCCATTGGCGCCGCAGCCACCATGGCCCATGAGATTGGCCACAGCCTCGGCCTCAGCCACGACCCCGACGGCTGCTGCGTGGAGGCTGCGGCCGAGTCCGGAGGCTGCGTCATGGCTGCGGCCACCGG GCACCCGTTCCCGCGCGTGTTCAGCGCCTGCAGCCGCCGCCAGCTGCGTGCCTTCTTCCGCAAGGGGGGCGGCGCGTGCCTCTCCAATGCCCCGGACTCCGGACTCCCAGTGCTGCCGGCGCGCTGCGGGAACGGCTTTGTGGAGGCGGGCGAGGAGTGTGACTGCGGCTCTGGCCAG GAGTGCCGCGACCTCTGCTGCTTTGCTCACAACTGCTCGCTGCGCCCGGGGGCCCAGTGCGCCCACGGGGACTGCTGCGCGCACTGCCTG CTGAAGCCGGCTGGAGCGCTGTGCCGCCAGGCCATGGGCGACTGTGACCTCCCTGAGTTCTGCACGGGCATCTCCTCCCACTGTCCCCCAGACGTTTACCTACTGGACGGCTCACCCTGTGCCAGGGGCAGTGGCTACTGCTGGGATGGCGCATGTCCCACGCTGGAGCAGCAGTGCCAGCAGCTCTGGGGGCCTG GCTCCCATCCAGCCCCCGAGGCCTGTTTCCAGGTGGTGAACTCTGCGGGAGATGCCCACGGGAACTGCGGCCAGGACAGCAAGGGCCACTTCCTGCCCTGTGCAGGGAG GGATGTCCTGTGTGGGAAGCTACAGTGCCAGGGCGGAAAGCCCAGCCTGCTCACACCGCACATGGTGCCAGTGGACTCCACCGTTCACCTAGATGGCCATGAAGTGACCTGTCGGGGAGTGTTGGCACTCCCTGGTGCCCAGCTGGACCTGCTTGGCCTGGGCATGGTAGAACCAGGCACCCAGTGTGGACCTAGAATG GTGTGCCAGAGTAGGCGCTGCGAGAACACCGCCTTCCAGGAGCTGCATCGCTGCCTGACTGCCTGCCACAGCCATGGG GTTTGCAATAGCAACCATAactgccactgtgctccaggctgggcTCCACCCTTCTGTGACAACCCAGGCTTTGGTGGCAGCACGGACAGTGGCCCTGTGCAGCCTGAAA ACCGTGACACCTTCCTGCTGGCCATGCTCCTCAGCGTCCTGCTGCCTCTGCTCCCAGGGGCTGGCCTGGCCTGGTGTTGCTACCGACTCCCAGGAGCCCATCTGCAGCGAtgcagctggggctgcaggaggGACCCTGCGTGCAGTGG GCCCAAGGATGGCCCACACAGGGACCACCCCCTGGGCGGCGTTCACCCCATGGAGTTGGGACCCACAGCCACTGGACAGCCCTGGGCCCTGG GCCCCGAGAACTCTCATGAGCCCAGCAGCCACCCTGAGAAGCCTGTGGCCCGCAGTCCCGCCTGA
- the ADAM33 gene encoding disintegrin and metalloproteinase domain-containing protein 33 isoform X20, with protein sequence MGWRPGRARGSPFLLLLLLLLLWPVPGAGVLPGHIPGQSVTPYWVLDGRPWRTVSLEEPVLKPDMGLVALEAEGQELLLELEKNHRLLAPGYIETHYAPDGRPVVLAPNHKDHCHYQGRVRGFPNSWVVLCTCSGMSGLITLSSNASYYLRPWPPRGSKDFSTHKIFRMEQLFTWKGACGHRDPGDKAGMASLPGAPQSRDRREARRTGRYLELYIVADHTLFLTQQRNLNHTKQRLLEVANYVDQLLRTLDIQVVLTGLEVWTERDRSRVTQDANATLWAFLQWRRRLWAQRPHDSTQLLTGRAFQGATVGLAPVEGMCRAESSGGVSTDHSELPIGAAATMAHEIGHSLGLSHDPDGCCVEAAAESGGCVMAAATGRHPFPRVFSACSRRQLRAFFRKGGGACLSNAPDSGLPVLPARCGNGFVEAGEECDCGSGQECRDLCCFAHNCSLRPGAQCAHGDCCAHCLLKPAGALCRQAMGDCDLPEFCTGISSHCPPDVYLLDGSPCARGSGYCWDGACPTLEQQCQQLWGPGSHPAPEACFQVVNSAGDAHGNCGQDSKGHFLPCAGRDVLCGKLQCQGGKPSLLTPHMVPVDSTVHLDGHEVTCRGVLALPGAQLDLLGLGMVEPGTQCGPRMVCNSNHNCHCAPGWAPPFCDNPGFGGSTDSGPVQPENRDTFLLAMLLSVLLPLLPGAGLAWCCYRLPGAHLQRCSWGCRRDPACSGPKDGPHRDHPLGGVHPMELGPTATGQPWALGPENSHEPSSHPEKPVARSPA encoded by the exons ATGGGCTGGAGACCCGGGAGAGCTCGGGGGTCCCCGTtcctgctgctgctactgctccTGCTGCTCTGGCCAGTGCCTGGCGCCGGGGTGCTTCCAG GACATATCCCTGGGCAGTCAGTCACCCCCTACTGGGTCCTGGATGGACGACCCTGGCGCACTGTCAGCCTGGAGGAGCCG GTCTTGAAGCCAGACATGGGGCTGGTGGCCCTGGAGGCTGAAGGCCAGGAGCTCCTGCTTGAGCTGGAGAAGAACCA CAGGCTGCTGGCCCCAGGATACATAGAAACCCACTACGCCCCAGATGGGCGGCCAGTGGTGCTGGCCCCCAACCACAAG GATCATTGCCACTACCAAGGGCGAGTAAGGGGCTTCCCCAACTCCTGGGTAGTCCTCTGCACCTGCTCTGGGATGAG TGGCCTGATCACCCTCAGCAGCAATGCCAGCTATTATCTGCGTCCCTGGCCGCCCCGGGGCTCCAAGGACTTCTCAACCCACAAGATCTTCCGGATGGAGCAGCTGTTCACCTGGAAAGGAGCCTGTGGCCATAGAGATCCTGGGGACAAAGCGGGCATGGCCAGCCTTCCTGGGGCTCCCCAGAGCAGG GACAGGCGAGAAGCGCGCAGGACCGGGAGGTACCTGGAACTGTACATTGTGGCAGACCACACCCTG TTCTTGACCCAGCAGCGAAACTTGAACCACACCAAACAGCGTCTCCTGGAAGTCGCCAACTACGTGGACCAG CTTCTCAGGACTCTGGACATTCAGGTGGTGCTGACCGGTCTGGAAGTGTGGACCGAGCGGGACCGCAGCCGCGTCACGCAGGACGCCAACGCCACGCTCTGGGCCTTCCTGCAGTGGCGACGGAGGCTGTGGGCGCAGCGGCCCCACGACTCCACGCAGCTGCTCAC GGGCCGCGCCTTCCAGGGCGCCACAGTGGGCCTGGCGCCCGTCGAGGGCATGTGCCGCGCCGAGAGCTCGGGAGGCGTGAGCACG GACCATTCGGAGCTCCCCATTGGCGCCGCAGCCACCATGGCCCATGAGATTGGCCACAGCCTCGGCCTCAGCCACGACCCCGACGGCTGCTGCGTGGAGGCTGCGGCCGAGTCCGGAGGCTGCGTCATGGCTGCGGCCACCGG TAGGCACCCGTTCCCGCGCGTGTTCAGCGCCTGCAGCCGCCGCCAGCTGCGTGCCTTCTTCCGCAAGGGGGGCGGCGCGTGCCTCTCCAATGCCCCGGACTCCGGACTCCCAGTGCTGCCGGCGCGCTGCGGGAACGGCTTTGTGGAGGCGGGCGAGGAGTGTGACTGCGGCTCTGGCCAG GAGTGCCGCGACCTCTGCTGCTTTGCTCACAACTGCTCGCTGCGCCCGGGGGCCCAGTGCGCCCACGGGGACTGCTGCGCGCACTGCCTG CTGAAGCCGGCTGGAGCGCTGTGCCGCCAGGCCATGGGCGACTGTGACCTCCCTGAGTTCTGCACGGGCATCTCCTCCCACTGTCCCCCAGACGTTTACCTACTGGACGGCTCACCCTGTGCCAGGGGCAGTGGCTACTGCTGGGATGGCGCATGTCCCACGCTGGAGCAGCAGTGCCAGCAGCTCTGGGGGCCTG GCTCCCATCCAGCCCCCGAGGCCTGTTTCCAGGTGGTGAACTCTGCGGGAGATGCCCACGGGAACTGCGGCCAGGACAGCAAGGGCCACTTCCTGCCCTGTGCAGGGAG GGATGTCCTGTGTGGGAAGCTACAGTGCCAGGGCGGAAAGCCCAGCCTGCTCACACCGCACATGGTGCCAGTGGACTCCACCGTTCACCTAGATGGCCATGAAGTGACCTGTCGGGGAGTGTTGGCACTCCCTGGTGCCCAGCTGGACCTGCTTGGCCTGGGCATGGTAGAACCAGGCACCCAGTGTGGACCTAGAATG GTTTGCAATAGCAACCATAactgccactgtgctccaggctgggcTCCACCCTTCTGTGACAACCCAGGCTTTGGTGGCAGCACGGACAGTGGCCCTGTGCAGCCTGAAA ACCGTGACACCTTCCTGCTGGCCATGCTCCTCAGCGTCCTGCTGCCTCTGCTCCCAGGGGCTGGCCTGGCCTGGTGTTGCTACCGACTCCCAGGAGCCCATCTGCAGCGAtgcagctggggctgcaggaggGACCCTGCGTGCAGTGG GCCCAAGGATGGCCCACACAGGGACCACCCCCTGGGCGGCGTTCACCCCATGGAGTTGGGACCCACAGCCACTGGACAGCCCTGGGCCCTGG GCCCCGAGAACTCTCATGAGCCCAGCAGCCACCCTGAGAAGCCTGTGGCCCGCAGTCCCGCCTGA